A window of the Gossypium hirsutum isolate 1008001.06 chromosome A05, Gossypium_hirsutum_v2.1, whole genome shotgun sequence genome harbors these coding sequences:
- the LOC107917909 gene encoding homeobox-leucine zipper protein GLABRA 2 (The RefSeq protein has 3 substitutions compared to this genomic sequence), protein MTNPPTKDFFASPALSLSLAGIFRDAGATAAAPTASASMEVEEGDEGSGGGGGSGSKKDDTVEISSENSGPARSRSEDDLLDHDDDENDADKSKKKKRKKYHRHTADQIREMEALFKESPHPDEKQRQQLSKQLGLAPRQVKFWFQNRRTQIKAIQERHENSLLKQELDKLRDENKAMRETINKACCLNCGMATTAKDGSITAEEQQLRIENAKLKAEVEKLRTVIGKYPPGASTTGSCSSGNDQENRSSLDFYTGIFGLEKSRIMEIVNQAMEELQKMATAGEPLWVRSVETGREILNYDEYVKELSVESSSNGRPKRSIEASRETGVVFLDLPRLVQSFMDANQWKEMFPCIISKAATVDVICHGEAPNKNGAVQLMFAELQMLTPLVPTREVYFVRYCKQLSAEQWAIVDVSIDKVEENIDASLVKCRKRPSGCIIQDTTNGHCKVIWVEHLECQKNTVHTLYRTIVRSGLAFGARHWMATLQHQCERLVFFMATNVPTKDSTGVATLAGRKSILKLAQRMTWSFCHSIGASSYHTWNKVSTKTGEDIRVSSRKNLNDPGEPHGVIVCAVSSVWLPVSPTLLFDFLRDESRRSEWDIMSNGGPVQSIANLAKGKDRGNAVTIQAMKSKENSMWVLQDSCTNAFESMVVFAHVDVTGIQSVITGCDSSNMAILPSGFSILPDGLESRPLVISSRHEKSNDTEGGSLLTVAFQILTNSSPTAKLTMESVESVNTIVSCTLRNIKTSLQCEDG, encoded by the exons ATGACTAACCCACCCACCAAAGATTTCTTTGCTTCTCCCGCTCTCTCTCTTAGCCTT GCCGGGATATTCCGGGATGCCGGTGCTACGGCGGCAGCTGCAACTGCGAGTGCGAGTATGGAGGTGGAGGAAGGAGATGAAGGAAGCGGAGGAGGAGGAGGATCAGGTAGTAAGAAAGATGACACTGTAGAAATCAGTAGCGAAAACTCGGGCCCTGCAAGATCAAGATCCGAGGATGACTTGCTAGATCACGACGATGACGAGGATGACGCCGATAAGtccaaaaagaagaagagaaagaagtaTCATCGTCACACCGCCGACCAAATCAGAGAAATGGAAGC GCTGTTTAAGGAATCACCCCATCCAGATGAGAAGCAAAGGCAGCAATTGAGTAAACAATTAGGCCTTGCTCCAAGACAAGTCAAGTTCTGGTTTCAAAATCGTCGAACACAAATCAAA GCTATACAAGAGCGCCATGAAAATTCGTTGTTGAAGCAAGAGCTGGAGAAGCTCCGAGACGAAAACAAAGCCATGAGGGAGACTATAAATAAAGCGTGTTGCCTCAACTGTGGCATGGCTACCACTGCCAAAGATGGCTCCATTACAGCTGAAGAACAACAACTACGAATCGAGAATGCCAAACTCAAAGCCGAG GTAGAAAAACTGAGAACAGTAATAGGAAAATACCCTCCGGGTGCATCAACGACTGGTTCATGTTCATCTGGAAATGACCAAGAAAACAGGAGTTCATTGGATTTTTACACTGGGATTTTTGGACTTGAAAAGTCGAGAATCATGGAGATTGTAAACCAAGCCATGGAAGAGTTGCAAAAGATGGCTACGGCTGGTGAACCGCTGTGGGTTCGAAGCGTTGAGACGGGTCGGGAGATACTTAACTACGATGAGTACGTCAAAGAGTTATCTGTTGAAAGTTCAAGCAATGGGAGGCCAAAAAGATCCATTGAAGCCTCTAGAGAGACTGGGGTTGTTTTTCTTGATCTCCCGAGGCTGGTACAAAGCTTCATGGATGCG AATCAATGGAAGGAAATGTTCCCATGCATAATCTCAAAGGCTGCTACTGTTGATGTGATTTGCCATGGGGAAGCTCCGAATAAAAATGGTGCTGTACAGTTG ATGTTTGCTGAGCTGCAAATGCTCACACCCTTGGTGCCTACCAGAGAAGTGTACTTTGTCCGGTACTGCAAGCAATTGAGTGCTGAACAATGGGCAATTGTCGACGTTTCTATTGACAAAGTTGAAGAAAATATCGATGCATCCTTAGTGAAATGCAGAAAACGTCCATCAGGTTGCATCATCCAGGATACAACCAATGGCCATTGTAAG GTGATTTGGGTGGAACACCTTGAGTGCCAGAAAAACACTGTTCACACGTTGTACCGTACCATTGTTCGCAGTGGACTAGCATTTGGTGCAAGGCATTGGATGGCAACATTACAACATCAGTGTGAAAGGCTCGTTTTCTTCATGGCAACCAATGTTCCTACCAAGGATTCAACTg gtgtTGCAACATTGGCTGGGAGGAAGAGTATTTTGAAATTGGCCCAGAGAATGACATGGAGCTTTTGTCATTCAATTGGAGCATCAAGTTATCATACCTGGAATAAAGTCTCTACAAAAACAGGGGAAGACATTAGAGTATCTTCCAGGAAAAACTTAAATGACCCCGGTGAGCCACATGGGGTCATCGTCTGTGCTGTTTCTTCCGTTTGGTTGCCTGTCTCTCCGACTCTTTTATTTGATTTCTTGAGAGACGAATCTCGTCGCAGTGAG TGGGATATCATGTCAAACGGAGGTCCTGTACAATCCATTGCAAACTTGGCCAAAGGAAAGGATCGGGGAAATGCAGTAACAATTCAA GCAATGAAGTCAAAAGAGAATAGCATGTGGGTACTCCAAGATAGTTGCACTAATGCTTTTGAATCCATGGTGGTCTTTGCTCATGTGGATGTAACTGGAATACAATCAGTGATCACAGGATGTGACTCTAGCAACATGGCCATATTACCTTCAGGCTTCTCCATTCTTCCTGACGGACTCGAGTCAAGGCCATTAGTGATTTCTTCTAGGCACGAGAAAAGCAATGATACCGAAGGAGGATCATTGCTTACTGTAGCTTTCCAAATCCTAACAAACAGCTCCCCGACTGCCAAACTAACCATGGAATCTGTGGAATCTGTCAACACAATAGTATCTTGCACATTACGAAACATTAAGACAAGCTTGCAATGTGAAGATGGGTGA
- the LOC107917909 gene encoding homeobox-leucine zipper protein GLABRA 2 isoform X1: protein MGVVDMTNPPTKDFFASPALSLSLAGIFRDAGATAAAATASASMEVEEGDEGSGGGGGSGSKKDDTVEISSENSGPARSRSEDDLLDHDDDEDDADKSKKKKRKKYHRHTADQIREMEALFKESPHPDEKQRQQLSKQLGLAPRQVKFWFQNRRTQIKAIQERHENSLLKQELEKLRDENKAMRETINKACCLNCGMATTAKDGSITAEEQQLRIENAKLKAEVEKLRTVIGKYPPGASTTGSCSSGNDQENRSSLDFYTGIFGLEKSRIMEIVNQAMEELQKMATAGEPLWVRSVETGREILNYDEYVKELSVESSSNGRPKRSIEASRETGVVFLDLPRLVQSFMDANQWKEMFPCIISKAATVDVICHGEAPNKNGAVQLMFAELQMLTPLVPTREVYFVRYCKQLSAEQWAIVDVSIDKVEENIDASLVKCRKRPSGCIIQDTTNGHCKVIWVEHLECQKNTVHTLYRTIVRSGLAFGARHWMATLQHQCERLVFFMATNVPTKDSTGVATLAGRKSILKLAQRMTWSFCHSIGASSYHTWNKVSTKTGEDIRVSSRKNLNDPGEPHGVIVCAVSSVWLPVSPTLLFDFLRDESRRSEWDIMSNGGPVQSIANLAKGKDRGNAVTIQAMKSKENSMWVLQDSCTNAFESMVVFAHVDVTGIQSVITGCDSSNMAILPSGFSILPDGLESRPLVISSRHEKSNDTEGGSLLTVAFQILTNSSPTAKLTMESVESVNTIVSCTLRNIKTSLQCEDG, encoded by the exons ATGGGCGTCGTCGACATGACTAACCCACCCACCAAAGATTTCTTTGCTTCTCCCGCTCTCTCTCTTAGCCTT GCCGGGATATTCCGGGATGCCGGTGCTACGGCGGCAGCTGCAACTGCGAGTGCGAGTATGGAGGTGGAGGAAGGAGATGAAGGAAGCGGAGGAGGAGGAGGATCAGGTAGTAAGAAAGATGACACTGTAGAAATCAGTAGCGAAAACTCGGGCCCTGCAAGATCAAGATCCGAGGATGACTTGCTAGATCACGACGATGACGAGGATGACGCCGATAAGtccaaaaagaagaagagaaagaagtaTCATCGTCACACCGCCGACCAAATCAGAGAAATGGAAGC GCTGTTTAAGGAATCACCCCATCCAGATGAGAAGCAAAGGCAGCAATTGAGTAAACAATTAGGCCTTGCTCCAAGACAAGTCAAGTTCTGGTTTCAAAATCGTCGAACACAAATCAAA GCTATACAAGAGCGCCATGAAAATTCGTTGTTGAAGCAAGAGCTGGAGAAGCTCCGAGACGAAAACAAAGCCATGAGGGAGACTATAAATAAAGCGTGTTGCCTCAACTGTGGCATGGCTACCACTGCCAAAGATGGCTCCATTACAGCTGAAGAACAACAACTACGAATCGAGAATGCCAAACTCAAAGCCGAG GTAGAAAAACTGAGAACAGTAATAGGAAAATACCCTCCGGGTGCATCAACGACTGGTTCATGTTCATCTGGAAATGACCAAGAAAACAGGAGTTCATTGGATTTTTACACTGGGATTTTTGGACTTGAAAAGTCGAGAATCATGGAGATTGTAAACCAAGCCATGGAAGAGTTGCAAAAGATGGCTACGGCTGGTGAACCGCTGTGGGTTCGAAGCGTTGAGACGGGTCGGGAGATACTTAACTACGATGAGTACGTCAAAGAGTTATCTGTTGAAAGTTCAAGCAATGGGAGGCCAAAAAGATCCATTGAAGCCTCTAGAGAGACTGGGGTTGTTTTTCTTGATCTCCCGAGGCTGGTACAAAGCTTCATGGATGCG AATCAATGGAAGGAAATGTTCCCATGCATAATCTCAAAGGCTGCTACTGTTGATGTGATTTGCCATGGGGAAGCTCCGAATAAAAATGGTGCTGTACAGTTG ATGTTTGCTGAGCTGCAAATGCTCACACCCTTGGTGCCTACCAGAGAAGTGTACTTTGTCCGGTACTGCAAGCAATTGAGTGCTGAACAATGGGCAATTGTCGACGTTTCTATTGACAAAGTTGAAGAAAATATCGATGCATCCTTAGTGAAATGCAGAAAACGTCCATCAGGTTGCATCATCCAGGATACAACCAATGGCCATTGTAAG GTGATTTGGGTGGAACACCTTGAGTGCCAGAAAAACACTGTTCACACGTTGTACCGTACCATTGTTCGCAGTGGACTAGCATTTGGTGCAAGGCATTGGATGGCAACATTACAACATCAGTGTGAAAGGCTCGTTTTCTTCATGGCAACCAATGTTCCTACCAAGGATTCAACTg gtgtTGCAACATTGGCTGGGAGGAAGAGTATTTTGAAATTGGCCCAGAGAATGACATGGAGCTTTTGTCATTCAATTGGAGCATCAAGTTATCATACCTGGAATAAAGTCTCTACAAAAACAGGGGAAGACATTAGAGTATCTTCCAGGAAAAACTTAAATGACCCCGGTGAGCCACATGGGGTCATCGTCTGTGCTGTTTCTTCCGTTTGGTTGCCTGTCTCTCCGACTCTTTTATTTGATTTCTTGAGAGACGAATCTCGTCGCAGTGAG TGGGATATCATGTCAAACGGAGGTCCTGTACAATCCATTGCAAACTTGGCCAAAGGAAAGGATCGGGGAAATGCAGTAACAATTCAA GCAATGAAGTCAAAAGAGAATAGCATGTGGGTACTCCAAGATAGTTGCACTAATGCTTTTGAATCCATGGTGGTCTTTGCTCATGTGGATGTAACTGGAATACAATCAGTGATCACAGGATGTGACTCTAGCAACATGGCCATATTACCTTCAGGCTTCTCCATTCTTCCTGACGGACTCGAGTCAAGGCCATTAGTGATTTCTTCTAGGCACGAGAAAAGCAATGATACCGAAGGAGGATCATTGCTTACTGTAGCTTTCCAAATCCTAACAAACAGCTCCCCGACTGCCAAACTAACCATGGAATCTGTGGAATCTGTCAACACAATAGTATCTTGCACATTACGAAACATTAAGACAAGCTTGCAATGTGAAGATGGGTGA